Genomic segment of Rhodospirillales bacterium:
CCGAGTCGCTGGCCTGTCACCCGGCTTCCACGACCCATTCGGGCGTGCCGCCGGAAACTCGCCGCGCCGCCGGCGTGACAGACGGCCTCATCCGGCTTTCCGTCGGACTGGAGCATCCCGAAGACCTCATCGAGGATTTGCGACAGGCCTTTACCAGGGCGGTGTAGGGCGAGTGGTCCTAGGCGAGCCAAGCCCTGCAAGACAGGTCGAAAGGTGGCGCACCTCTCTTGCTGCCGGCTCGGACGTCAGGCAATCACGGCAGGTCGGTGGGAATCGCTACATTATGTGACAAGATTCACGGTATTGGCCAAGTTAATGTTCCAATGCCCGTCGGCAGCTGTGCGATGAACGCCCTGATGTGACCCAAACCGGGCGACCTACGGCCACATAGTGGTGTTGCCTGTGGCCAACAATTCGGGACTTGTCCGTACGCCGCCGTGTTGGCACCTAGCGTTCGAGCGAAAAGGCACTGCCCAAAGAACTTACTCTACGAACGGTTGTTCGCCGACTTAACCGTTCGCAGCTGCATCATCAATTCCTCACCCCTCTTCGTCAATTCCCAAAATAGAGCCATCCCGCCCTTGGATGTTCTTGTGTAATTGGTGCGGATTAGTCCCAAGGCTGTTAACTGTAAGCGAATAGTCTGAAAATCTTGGTGATCAACGCGAACTTGTTGAGGTTCACCCGCAAAATTCTTGCGCCAGATCGCAACACCCAAGGCCGCATCGACTGTCCCGTCACTTGGATGCTTTTGCAAGTCAGGGGAAATCCACCCAAATAGCTCGTTCCAGCTTACGGAGACCTCCCTTGTCCTATTTCCCTGCGGGAAAGACTCGTAGTAGTTCAATCGCAGAGTAATGGCTTCCTCCATAGGAGCTAAGTCCGTATTCTTCGCAGAGGCTCGTGATTCCAATTCGGACACACTGGCTTGCAGTTGGACATTCTCTTTGCGCAATATGTTTAGATCTTCCAGCAATTCTCCGCTGACCACATTGGTGGCACGAACCCAGCCAACCGCCGGATAAACCTTAATCGTTTTCGACAAACTTAGTGCTACCAGCCCTGGTAATTCGGCAGCGTCGCTCCACATCTTCACTAATCTGTTTGTTCTGACTTTCTCACGAAATGTTTCCAATTTGCTCCTTAATTCTGGGGCAATATCAGATTTTCCTACAGGAATTTCGTCTGGTCGTTCGTGCAAGAACGCGAGGACTTTGAGCCCACGGGCAATAGCATAATCATATTCTTTCTCCGTATAACTCATTCCTTCTTCTGTTAATGATCCATAGCGGCCACCAATGATCACAATGTAGTAATCACAGTCATCTATCACGCGTTGAATGAATTTCCACTGCTCCTCGTCTGTAGCAGGAAAAAGCTCCATCCCGGCCGGAATGCAATCCAATTCCATGACAGTTTGTATTACCTTCTGACGTTCTTCCTTTAGGTCTGCGTAGGTCGAACTAACGAAGATCTGATAACGTTTTTCCATTTCCTGAACCTACGGTGTCTTGCGGACTGGTGTCTGACCACCCGAACCGCGGAGATTCGCTACTTTGCCTAGCAGATCAAACCAGAACGGCGCCCCTAGACTCACGGCAGCAGTAGTAATGATCCACCCCAACAACGTCTTGAGCCAGTCCAAGGCACTGCTAGGAGCGGCGCTCCAGCCGATGGGAAAAGCTTCTAGGTCGTCTAAGCTGCTGGCCTCGAGTCCCGAGACCTCGCCGGTTTGCGCCGCTACCTGAGCCTGTGCTGCGATCTGTGTCCGCAGCGCGTCGTTGCGCCAAAATTCTTCAGCCATATGAATGGAACTGGCATTGGTCGCCAATGTAACGGAGCCTGCGATCGCAAAGATCATCACCTTGGCTTGACGCTTGTACCAGCCAGCCACCCTTGACATACCTTCGTCAAACCAGCCAGCAAGTCTATCTTTCAGGGCAGTGGCAGCATCGTCTCCATCGTCGATGAGTGCCGCGAGGACTTCCTTCAGCGGATGATCCGAACTTATGCTGCTGACCAGGGCCTTGGCTTCTTCGGCTGAATGGGCCACGTAGGACTTGCCATTGCTTTCCTTGGCGATCACTTCCAAGACGACCCCGCTGAGCGTGTCAGGGTTAATGTAGGACGGCAGTTTCTTGTCTTTTGACAAATTCTTGATGAGCGGATGCTCGTACACTTTTTCTGCATAAGTGCCGCCTAGCAGGTTCTGGACGCCCTTGCGCAAGTTCTTCGAACGCAATGCGCACAGGCTGGCTATCCACTCCTGGACAGCTGACGCTACTAGGCTAAGCACGACATAGAAGAAGATCAGTCCAAGACCAACATCAATTATCGGATGGTCCAACATTGCAATTGTTACCCCTCAGTTTGCTACAGGTATCCCTGCTTGCCGATTCCGGTGAACATGTTGCGTCTGCGCACGATTGAATTTCCTTAGGCGCAAACACCAAGTAGATCTCTCCGTCGAGGCCTCATCTATTCCCAT
This window contains:
- a CDS encoding DUF4062 domain-containing protein, which codes for MEKRYQIFVSSTYADLKEERQKVIQTVMELDCIPAGMELFPATDEEQWKFIQRVIDDCDYYIVIIGGRYGSLTEEGMSYTEKEYDYAIARGLKVLAFLHERPDEIPVGKSDIAPELRSKLETFREKVRTNRLVKMWSDAAELPGLVALSLSKTIKVYPAVGWVRATNVVSGELLEDLNILRKENVQLQASVSELESRASAKNTDLAPMEEAITLRLNYYESFPQGNRTREVSVSWNELFGWISPDLQKHPSDGTVDAALGVAIWRKNFAGEPQQVRVDHQDFQTIRLQLTALGLIRTNYTRTSKGGMALFWELTKRGEELMMQLRTVKSANNRS